In Fusobacterium massiliense, a single window of DNA contains:
- the queA gene encoding tRNA preQ1(34) S-adenosylmethionine ribosyltransferase-isomerase QueA, translated as MSTYLNDYDYYLPDELIGQKPREPRDSAKLMLINRANGNIEHKNFHNILDYLKKGDVLVRNATKVIPARIYGHKETGGVLEILLIKRVELDTWECLLKPAKKLKLNQKLYIGENKELVAELIEVKDDGNRILKFSYKGNFESILDKLGSMPLPPYITKKLENKDRYQTVYASRGESVAAPTAGLHFTEELLRKISEKGVEIVDVFLEVGLGTFRPVQVENVLEHKMHEEFFEIPEVAAQLINKAKKEGRRVISVGTTATRALESSVNENGELIAQKKNTGIFIYPGYKFKIVDALITNFHLPKSTLLMLVSAFYNREKMLDIYNLAVEEQYHFFSFGDSMFIY; from the coding sequence ATGTCGACTTATCTGAATGACTATGACTACTATTTACCTGATGAACTTATAGGTCAAAAACCAAGAGAACCTAGAGATTCTGCTAAACTTATGTTAATAAATAGAGCAAATGGAAACATTGAACATAAAAATTTTCATAATATATTAGATTATTTGAAAAAAGGAGATGTTTTAGTTAGGAATGCCACTAAAGTTATTCCAGCTAGAATATACGGACATAAAGAAACTGGTGGAGTATTAGAAATATTACTTATAAAAAGAGTGGAATTAGATACATGGGAATGTCTATTAAAACCAGCTAAAAAATTAAAATTAAATCAAAAACTATATATTGGTGAGAATAAAGAATTAGTTGCAGAACTTATAGAAGTAAAAGATGATGGCAATAGAATTTTAAAGTTTTCTTATAAAGGGAATTTTGAAAGCATATTAGATAAGTTAGGCTCTATGCCTTTGCCACCATATATTACTAAAAAATTAGAAAATAAAGACAGATATCAAACTGTCTATGCAAGTAGAGGAGAGTCAGTTGCTGCCCCAACTGCAGGATTACACTTTACAGAAGAGCTTTTAAGAAAAATTTCAGAAAAAGGTGTAGAGATAGTTGATGTGTTTTTGGAAGTTGGTTTAGGAACTTTTAGACCTGTTCAAGTAGAAAATGTTTTAGAACATAAAATGCATGAAGAATTTTTTGAAATTCCAGAAGTAGCAGCTCAGTTAATAAATAAAGCTAAGAAAGAAGGAAGAAGAGTAATATCTGTTGGCACAACAGCAACTAGAGCATTAGAATCTTCTGTAAATGAAAATGGTGAACTTATAGCTCAGAAAAAAAATACTGGAATTTTTATTTATCCTGGCTATAAGTTTAAAATAGTAGATGCATTGATAACTAATTTTCACTTACCAAAATCTACTTTACTTATGTTAGTTTCAGCATTTTATAACAGAGAAAAGATGTTAGATATATATAATTTAGCAGTAGAAGAACAGTATCATTTTTTTAGTTTTGGTGATAGTATGTTTATCTATTAA
- the rsmD gene encoding 16S rRNA (guanine(966)-N(2))-methyltransferase RsmD yields the protein MRIIAGEAKNRKISTRKGFDTRPTLESVKESLFSIIAPYIEDSNFLDLFSGSGSISLEALSRGAKRAVMIEKDSEALKYIIENINNLNFSDRCRAYKNDVIRAIEILGRKKEKFDIIFMDPPYQDNVTKKVLKAIEKAEILADDGLIICEHHLLEELEDKVYCFTKTDERKYNKKVITFFTYSN from the coding sequence ATGAGAATAATAGCTGGAGAAGCTAAGAATAGGAAGATTAGCACTAGAAAAGGTTTTGATACAAGACCTACTCTTGAAAGTGTTAAAGAATCTTTATTTTCAATAATTGCACCATACATTGAAGATTCAAATTTTCTTGATTTATTCAGTGGAAGTGGGAGTATATCTCTTGAAGCTTTAAGTAGAGGAGCAAAAAGAGCTGTTATGATAGAGAAAGATTCAGAAGCTTTAAAATATATTATAGAAAATATAAACAATTTAAATTTTAGTGATAGATGTAGAGCCTATAAAAATGATGTAATAAGAGCAATAGAAATTTTAGGAAGAAAAAAAGAAAAATTTGATATAATTTTTATGGATCCACCTTATCAAGATAATGTTACAAAAAAAGTTCTTAAAGCAATTGAAAAAGCAGAGATATTAGCAGATGATGGACTTATTATTTGTGAGCATCATTTATTGGAGGAATTGGAAGATAAGGTTTATTGTTTTACAAAGACTGATGAGAGAAAATATAATAAAAAAGTAATAACTTTTTTTACTTATTCTAATTAA
- the xseB gene encoding exodeoxyribonuclease VII small subunit, with translation MSKNTFENNLEELDKIIKKLESGELNLDESIKEYEVAMKLIKEASKVLNEAEGKILKVIEANGEIDIEEI, from the coding sequence ATGTCAAAAAATACTTTTGAAAATAACTTAGAAGAATTAGATAAAATTATTAAAAAGTTAGAAAGTGGAGAACTTAATCTAGATGAATCAATAAAAGAATATGAAGTAGCTATGAAACTTATAAAAGAAGCATCTAAGGTTTTGAATGAAGCAGAAGGAAAAATTTTAAAAGTAATTGAAGCAAATGGAGAAATTGATATAGAGGAGATTTAA
- a CDS encoding polyprenyl synthetase family protein — protein sequence MSNEFYDYLKEKIEIFELELKKELDDLSYPRTISEGMSYATLNGGKRLRPFLLLATLELLNKDIKLGMKSAVALEMIHSYSLVHDDLPALDNDDYRRGKLTTHKMFGEAEGILIGDSLLTHAFYILSEKNKEFLSSDKIVDIISKTALYSGIDGMIGGQMIDIESENKNIDLQTLKYIHSHKTGKLIKLPIEIACIIADIKGNVASKLQEYADLIGLAFQIKDDILDVEGSFEQLGKYVGSDENLHKATYPSIIGMEKTKEILDTTVENAKNIIIENFGFEQGKNFILLADFIKNRNS from the coding sequence ATGTCAAATGAATTCTATGATTATTTAAAAGAAAAAATTGAAATTTTTGAATTGGAATTAAAAAAAGAATTAGATGATTTAAGCTATCCAAGAACTATTTCAGAAGGTATGTCGTATGCAACTTTAAATGGTGGAAAGAGATTAAGACCTTTTCTTTTACTTGCAACATTAGAATTACTAAACAAAGATATAAAATTAGGAATGAAATCAGCTGTTGCATTGGAAATGATACATTCTTATTCACTTGTTCACGATGATTTGCCTGCCTTAGATAACGATGATTATAGAAGGGGAAAATTAACAACACATAAAATGTTTGGAGAAGCTGAAGGAATACTTATAGGTGATTCTTTATTGACACATGCATTTTATATTTTGTCAGAAAAGAATAAAGAGTTTTTAAGTTCGGACAAAATAGTTGATATAATTTCCAAGACAGCATTATATTCAGGTATAGATGGCATGATAGGTGGTCAAATGATTGATATTGAAAGTGAAAATAAAAATATCGATTTACAAACTTTAAAATATATACATAGTCATAAGACAGGAAAATTGATTAAATTACCAATTGAAATTGCTTGTATTATAGCTGATATAAAGGGAAATGTTGCAAGCAAATTGCAGGAATATGCTGATTTAATAGGTTTGGCATTTCAAATAAAAGATGATATTTTAGATGTTGAAGGTAGCTTTGAACAATTAGGAAAATATGTTGGTAGTGATGAGAATTTACATAAGGCCACATATCCTAGTATAATTGGAATGGAAAAAACTAAAGAGATTTTAGATACAACTGTAGAAAATGCTAAAAATATAATAATAGAAAATTTTGGATTTGAACAAGGTAAAAATTTTATTTTATTGGCAGATTTTATAAAAAATAGAAATTCTTAA
- a CDS encoding esterase/lipase family protein produces the protein MNYRVALIHGFFRNYKDMDELEDNLMNMGYNVDNLNFPLTFPKIEISIDILKKYLLTLKEEGLTKKNEIVLIGFGFGGVLIKETLKDNELKGVVDKIILISSPINDSTLHRRLKRAFPFIDLIFKPLATYSKMKKDKRNFPKNIEIGLIIGRESTGFFGKWLGEFNDGYIEMKDVDIKEAKDKVLIPITHNELNKKIGTARYIHNFITKGKFKTE, from the coding sequence ATGAATTATAGAGTAGCTCTTATACATGGATTTTTTAGAAATTATAAAGATATGGACGAACTTGAAGATAATTTAATGAATATGGGATATAATGTCGATAATTTAAATTTTCCTTTAACATTTCCAAAAATTGAAATCTCAATAGACATATTAAAAAAATATCTATTAACATTAAAAGAAGAAGGTTTGACTAAAAAAAATGAAATAGTCTTAATTGGATTTGGTTTTGGTGGTGTTCTTATAAAAGAAACATTAAAAGATAATGAATTAAAAGGAGTGGTAGATAAAATTATATTAATATCATCTCCTATAAATGATTCAACATTGCACAGAAGATTAAAGAGAGCTTTTCCTTTCATAGATTTAATTTTTAAACCATTAGCAACTTATTCAAAAATGAAAAAAGATAAAAGGAATTTTCCTAAAAATATAGAGATAGGACTTATAATAGGAAGAGAGAGTACAGGTTTCTTTGGTAAATGGTTAGGTGAATTTAATGATGGATATATCGAAATGAAAGATGTCGATATAAAGGAAGCTAAAGATAAGGTACTGATTCCAATTACACATAACGAATTGAACAAAAAAATTGGAACAGCTAGATATATTCATAATTTTATAACAAAAGGAAAATTTAAGACAGAATAA
- the malQ gene encoding 4-alpha-glucanotransferase encodes MNREAGVLLAISSLPSPYGIGDLGEEAYRFVDFLKASGQKLWQILPLCPIEYGNSPYQSPSTFAWNFLYIDLEELVKEGYLNFEDINELKQEVAPVNYDVIKSRKEFLLKKASMAFFCKNKEIKELQEFQEKNKFWLEDYSIFLYLNKIYRGKIWNQWDRKDKVRDTNRLLELKIEAKEEYKYQSFIQYYFYKQWKKLKEYANENSIKIVGDLPIYVATHSSDTWKNPELFMFDKHLKIESVAGCPPDYFSKDGQLWGNVLYNWKEHEKTQYEWWTARIKHCSLLYDVLRLDHFRGFASYWSVKYGDKTAAKGKWKIGPRYIFFKKIENKVKNIEFIAEDLGTLTPDVFKLLKQTQYANIKVLQFGMAEWDNMYQPKNYPENCVAYTGTHDNMTIVEWYENLSKNEKFICDESLKDILEKNGANIWEPIQWRALEVLYSSKANKVIIPLQDILGLGKDSRMNTPSTVGKNWEWRVYKNYRHPDLENKLNFLVNKYNRNKD; translated from the coding sequence ATGAATAGAGAAGCTGGAGTTTTACTTGCAATAAGTTCTCTCCCTAGTCCTTACGGTATAGGTGATTTAGGAGAGGAAGCATATAGATTTGTAGATTTTTTAAAAGCTAGTGGACAAAAATTGTGGCAGATTCTTCCATTATGTCCTATTGAATATGGAAATTCACCTTATCAATCTCCATCAACTTTTGCATGGAATTTTTTGTACATTGATTTGGAAGAATTAGTTAAAGAAGGATATTTAAACTTTGAAGATATAAATGAATTGAAACAGGAGGTAGCTCCTGTCAATTATGATGTTATAAAAAGCCGTAAGGAGTTTTTATTAAAAAAAGCTTCTATGGCTTTTTTTTGCAAAAATAAAGAAATAAAAGAATTGCAAGAATTTCAAGAGAAAAATAAATTTTGGCTTGAAGATTACTCTATCTTTTTATATCTGAATAAAATATATAGAGGAAAAATTTGGAATCAATGGGATAGAAAAGATAAAGTAAGGGACACTAATAGGTTATTAGAATTAAAAATAGAAGCTAAGGAAGAATATAAATATCAAAGTTTTATTCAATATTATTTTTATAAGCAATGGAAAAAACTAAAAGAATATGCAAATGAGAATAGTATAAAAATTGTTGGGGATTTGCCTATTTATGTTGCTACTCATAGTTCTGATACTTGGAAAAATCCAGAACTTTTTATGTTTGATAAACATCTAAAAATAGAAAGTGTTGCAGGTTGTCCACCTGATTATTTTTCAAAAGATGGTCAGCTATGGGGGAATGTTCTGTATAATTGGAAAGAACATGAAAAAACACAGTATGAATGGTGGACAGCAAGAATAAAACATTGTTCTTTATTGTATGATGTTTTAAGACTTGACCATTTTAGAGGTTTTGCATCGTATTGGTCTGTAAAATATGGAGATAAAACTGCAGCTAAGGGAAAATGGAAAATAGGTCCTAGATATATCTTTTTTAAGAAAATTGAAAATAAAGTTAAAAATATAGAGTTTATAGCTGAAGATTTGGGAACACTAACTCCAGATGTATTCAAATTATTGAAACAGACTCAATATGCAAATATAAAAGTATTACAATTTGGAATGGCTGAGTGGGATAATATGTACCAACCAAAAAATTATCCAGAAAATTGTGTTGCTTACACAGGAACTCATGATAATATGACAATAGTTGAATGGTATGAAAATCTATCAAAAAATGAAAAGTTTATATGTGATGAGAGTTTAAAAGATATACTTGAAAAAAATGGAGCTAATATTTGGGAGCCAATTCAATGGAGAGCTTTAGAAGTATTGTATTCATCTAAGGCAAACAAAGTTATAATTCCTCTTCAAGATATATTAGGATTAGGAAAAGATAGTAGAATGAATACTCCATCAACTGTTGGAAAAAATTGGGAGTGGAGAGTATACAAGAATTATAGGCACCCAGATTTAGAAAATAAATTAAATTTTTTAGTTAATAAATACAATAGGAATAAAGATTAG
- a CDS encoding glycogen/starch/alpha-glucan phosphorylase — MKFEKELWKEKLEEKLLEKFSVTLKDASNFEVYQALGETVISFIARDWYDTKQKYSQEKQVFYLSSEFLMGRALGNNLINLGIEKEIREFLEEIGIDYNKVEDEEEDAALGNGGLGRLAACFMDSLATLNLPGQGYSIRYRNGIFNQFMRDGYQVEKPETWLNYGDVWSIERPEDEVIVTFGNGSVKALPYDMPIIGYDTKNINTLRLWEAHSIVDLNLEVFNQQNYLYATQDKTLAEDISRVLYPNDSTDEGKKLRLKQQYFFVSASLQDIVKKFKKVHGREFEKFSDYVAIQLNDTHPVIGIPELMRILVDIESIKWEDAWEIVKKTFSYTNHTILAEAMEKWWVGLYQEVVPRIFQITEGIHNQLRAELANLYPNDIAKQERMSIINGNMIHMAWLAIYGSHKINGVAELHTEILKNRELKDWYELYPEKFLNKTNGITPRRWLLKSNPQLSNLITDLIGNKWITDLSELKKIEKYIDNEEVLNKILDIKTEKKKELVDYLREVQGVEVNPNSIFDVQVKRLHEYKRQLLNIFQVYDLYNQLKQNPNMDFTPVTYIFGAKAAPGYRIAKGIIRLINDVAQVINSDADVKDKLKVVFIENYRVTVAEKIFPAADISEQISTAGKEASGTGNMKFMLNGALTIGTLDGANVEIAKEAGEENEYIFGMKVEDIDALKHKGYDPRYPYNNTTGLKKVVDALIDGSLSDLGSGIYREIYSSLMEYGDQYFVLEDFENYRKTQRDINRDYKDRITWAKKMLINIANAGKFSSDRTILEYANEIWGIKESKI; from the coding sequence ATGAAATTTGAAAAAGAATTATGGAAAGAAAAATTAGAAGAAAAATTGTTAGAAAAGTTTAGTGTTACATTAAAAGATGCAAGTAATTTCGAAGTATATCAAGCTTTAGGTGAAACAGTTATTAGTTTCATAGCTAGGGATTGGTATGATACTAAACAAAAATATTCACAAGAGAAACAAGTATTTTATTTATCTTCTGAATTTTTAATGGGGAGAGCTTTAGGGAACAACCTAATTAATCTTGGAATCGAAAAAGAAATTAGAGAGTTTCTAGAAGAAATTGGTATAGATTATAATAAGGTTGAAGATGAAGAAGAAGATGCAGCTTTGGGAAATGGTGGTCTTGGAAGACTAGCAGCTTGTTTTATGGATTCATTGGCAACTTTGAATTTACCGGGTCAAGGATATAGCATAAGATACAGAAATGGTATATTTAATCAATTTATGAGAGATGGGTATCAAGTTGAAAAACCTGAAACTTGGCTTAATTATGGAGATGTTTGGTCTATTGAAAGACCTGAAGATGAAGTAATTGTAACTTTTGGTAATGGTTCTGTTAAAGCATTGCCATATGATATGCCAATTATTGGTTATGATACAAAAAATATAAATACTCTTCGTTTATGGGAAGCACATTCTATAGTGGACTTAAATTTAGAAGTTTTTAATCAACAAAATTATTTATATGCAACTCAAGATAAGACTTTAGCAGAAGATATATCAAGAGTCTTATATCCAAATGATTCTACGGATGAGGGTAAAAAATTAAGATTAAAGCAACAATATTTCTTTGTTTCAGCTTCGTTACAAGATATAGTTAAAAAATTTAAGAAAGTACATGGAAGAGAATTTGAAAAATTTTCAGATTATGTTGCAATCCAATTAAATGATACTCACCCTGTTATAGGAATACCTGAACTTATGAGAATACTTGTTGATATTGAATCTATAAAATGGGAAGATGCTTGGGAAATTGTTAAAAAAACTTTCTCTTATACGAATCATACAATACTTGCAGAAGCAATGGAAAAATGGTGGGTTGGACTATATCAAGAAGTTGTACCTAGAATTTTCCAAATAACTGAAGGAATACATAATCAACTTAGAGCAGAACTTGCCAATTTATACCCTAATGATATTGCAAAGCAAGAAAGAATGTCTATTATAAACGGAAATATGATACATATGGCTTGGCTTGCTATTTATGGAAGTCATAAAATAAATGGAGTTGCAGAATTACATACAGAAATTTTAAAAAATCGTGAGTTAAAAGATTGGTATGAATTATATCCAGAAAAATTTTTAAATAAAACTAATGGAATAACTCCTAGAAGATGGTTATTAAAATCTAATCCTCAACTTTCTAATTTAATAACAGATTTAATTGGAAATAAATGGATAACTGACCTATCAGAATTAAAAAAAATAGAGAAATATATTGATAATGAGGAAGTATTAAATAAGATTTTGGATATAAAAACTGAAAAGAAAAAAGAACTTGTTGATTATCTAAGAGAAGTCCAAGGTGTAGAAGTTAATCCAAATTCTATATTTGATGTACAAGTAAAAAGATTACATGAATACAAAAGACAATTATTGAATATATTCCAAGTATATGACCTATATAATCAATTAAAACAAAATCCAAATATGGACTTTACTCCGGTTACTTATATATTTGGAGCTAAAGCAGCACCAGGATATAGAATTGCAAAAGGAATAATTCGTTTAATAAATGATGTTGCTCAAGTAATAAATTCAGATGCAGATGTAAAAGATAAATTAAAGGTTGTATTCATAGAAAATTATAGAGTTACAGTTGCAGAAAAAATATTTCCTGCAGCTGATATATCAGAACAAATTTCAACAGCAGGTAAGGAAGCATCTGGAACAGGAAATATGAAGTTTATGCTAAATGGAGCATTAACAATAGGGACTCTAGATGGTGCAAATGTTGAGATAGCTAAAGAAGCCGGAGAAGAAAATGAATATATTTTTGGTATGAAAGTAGAGGATATAGATGCATTAAAACATAAAGGTTATGATCCTAGATATCCATACAATAATACTACTGGTCTTAAAAAAGTTGTAGATGCACTAATAGATGGAAGTTTAAGTGATTTAGGTAGTGGAATTTATAGAGAAATTTATTCTTCACTTATGGAATATGGAGATCAATATTTTGTTTTAGAAGATTTTGAAAATTATAGAAAAACTCAAAGAGATATTAATAGAGATTACAAAGATAGAATTACTTGGGCAAAAAAGATGCTAATAAATATTGCTAATGCTGGTAAATTTTCATCTGATAGAACAATATTAGAATATGCCAATGAAATTTGGGGAATCAAGGAAAGTAAAATATAA
- the glgB gene encoding 1,4-alpha-glucan branching protein GlgB yields MNASFEQYLFHRGELTETYKYLGAHPSRTSTIFRVWAPNAKSAAIVGDFNNWIPRDIDFCKRITEAGVWEVEILKLKKGNIYKFRIEKENGEMVLKSDPYAFYSEIRPNTASIVYGLPKFRWGDKRWLNKRKLDFTAPINIYEVHLGSWLLKDDGTFYNYRELAEKLVEYLNEMNYTHIEIMPITEYPFDASWGYQGTGYFSATSRYGSPEDFMYFINYLHQHKIGVILDLVPGHFCKDAHGLYRFDGSACYEFENAELGENEWGTANFNISRNEVKSFLLSAFNFWLTEFHIDGIRMDAISNMLYFKDNSENLLSIEFLKYLNQTLHQKFHDIMLIAEDSSAYPLVTKYPSDNGLGFDFKWNMGWMNDTLKYMSIDPFFRKDHHGKLTFSFMYAFSENFLLPLSHDEVVHGKNSILNKMPGYYEDKLSHVKNLYSYQMAHPGKKLNFMGNEFSQGLEWRYYEELEWKLLNENQGSKDIQEYTKALNKMYLEEKALWYDGQDGFEWIEHENIQENMIVFLRKIPDMSEFIIAVFNFSGKEQKKYKIGVPFNGEYEIILNSNDKKFGGDSKNKKKNFKTINEEWNYRKYHIEIDVSKNSSLFIKIKNEN; encoded by the coding sequence ATGAATGCAAGTTTTGAACAATATTTATTTCATCGTGGAGAATTAACGGAAACATATAAATATCTAGGGGCTCATCCTAGTAGAACTTCTACAATATTTCGTGTTTGGGCACCAAATGCAAAATCAGCAGCTATTGTTGGAGATTTTAATAATTGGATACCAAGAGATATTGATTTTTGTAAGAGAATAACAGAAGCTGGAGTTTGGGAAGTTGAAATTTTAAAATTAAAAAAGGGAAATATCTATAAATTTAGAATAGAGAAAGAAAATGGAGAAATGGTTTTAAAATCTGATCCCTATGCCTTTTATTCTGAAATTAGACCAAATACAGCTTCCATAGTATATGGTCTTCCTAAATTTCGTTGGGGAGATAAAAGATGGCTTAATAAAAGAAAATTAGATTTTACAGCTCCTATAAATATATATGAAGTACACTTAGGATCATGGCTTTTAAAAGATGACGGTACTTTTTATAATTATAGAGAACTGGCTGAAAAATTAGTTGAATATCTAAATGAAATGAATTATACACATATTGAAATTATGCCTATAACAGAATATCCTTTTGATGCTTCTTGGGGCTATCAAGGGACAGGATATTTTTCAGCTACAAGCAGATATGGAAGTCCTGAAGATTTTATGTATTTTATAAATTATTTGCATCAACATAAAATTGGAGTCATTCTTGATTTAGTCCCAGGGCATTTTTGTAAAGATGCTCATGGCTTATATAGGTTTGATGGCTCAGCTTGTTATGAGTTTGAAAATGCTGAATTAGGTGAAAATGAATGGGGAACAGCTAATTTTAATATTAGTAGAAATGAAGTAAAATCATTTTTACTTTCAGCTTTTAATTTTTGGTTAACAGAATTTCATATAGATGGAATTAGAATGGATGCTATATCCAATATGTTGTATTTCAAAGATAACAGTGAAAATCTTTTATCAATAGAGTTTTTGAAATATTTAAATCAAACTTTACATCAAAAATTTCATGATATTATGTTAATTGCAGAAGATTCATCGGCTTATCCACTTGTAACAAAATATCCGAGTGATAATGGACTAGGTTTTGATTTTAAATGGAATATGGGCTGGATGAATGATACTTTAAAATATATGAGTATAGATCCATTTTTTAGAAAAGATCATCATGGAAAACTAACTTTTTCATTTATGTATGCTTTTTCTGAAAACTTTTTACTTCCTCTTTCACATGATGAGGTTGTACATGGTAAAAATTCTATATTAAATAAAATGCCTGGATATTATGAAGATAAGTTGTCTCATGTTAAAAATTTATATTCATATCAAATGGCTCACCCTGGGAAAAAATTGAATTTTATGGGGAATGAATTTTCTCAAGGTTTGGAATGGAGATACTATGAAGAACTTGAATGGAAGCTATTAAATGAAAACCAAGGAAGTAAAGATATTCAAGAATATACTAAAGCTTTAAATAAAATGTATTTAGAGGAGAAAGCTTTATGGTATGATGGTCAAGATGGTTTTGAATGGATAGAGCATGAGAATATACAAGAAAATATGATAGTATTTTTAAGAAAAATTCCGGATATGAGTGAATTTATAATTGCAGTATTCAACTTTTCTGGAAAGGAGCAAAAAAAATATAAAATAGGAGTTCCTTTTAATGGAGAGTATGAAATTATTTTAAATAGTAATGATAAAAAATTTGGTGGAGATTCAAAAAATAAAAAGAAAAACTTTAAAACTATAAATGAAGAATGGAATTATCGTAAATATCATATAGAAATTGATGTTTCAAAAAATTCTTCTTTGTTCATCAAAATTAAAAATGAAAATTAG
- a CDS encoding glucose-1-phosphate adenylyltransferase, with translation MKKKIIAMILAGGQGSRLKELTEDTAKPAVLFGGKYRIIDFTLTNCSYSGIDTVGVLTQYEPHLLNKHIGRGSSWDLDRLNSGVTVLQPHTKKNDEKGWYKGTANAIYRNIKFVEEYDPEYILILSGDHIYKMDYDKMLDFHIKKNADATIGVFRVPIEEAPSFGIMNTNEDMSIYEFEEKPKKPKSDLASMGIYIFNWKLLKEYLISDEKDSKSDNDFGKNIIPNMLNDGKKMFAYPFEGYWKDVGTIQSFWEAHMDLLKEDNELDLFDKSWRINTRQKVYVPSYFSPEAKIKNTLIDKGCFIDGEIQNSVIFPGVRVGKGSKIIDSIIMSDTVIGENVIIKKSIIANDVNILDNIEIGNGKSIMVIGENKTINKEMK, from the coding sequence ATGAAGAAAAAGATTATTGCTATGATTTTAGCTGGTGGACAAGGTAGTAGACTGAAAGAATTAACAGAAGATACTGCAAAACCAGCAGTATTATTTGGGGGAAAATATAGAATCATCGATTTTACTTTAACTAATTGCTCTTATTCAGGAATTGATACAGTAGGAGTATTAACTCAATATGAACCTCATCTTTTAAATAAACATATAGGTAGAGGATCATCATGGGATTTAGATAGATTGAATAGTGGAGTTACTGTATTACAACCACATACTAAAAAAAATGATGAAAAAGGTTGGTATAAAGGAACAGCTAATGCTATTTATAGAAATATAAAATTTGTTGAAGAGTATGACCCAGAGTATATTTTAATTTTATCTGGTGATCATATTTATAAAATGGATTATGATAAAATGCTAGATTTTCATATTAAAAAAAATGCTGATGCTACTATTGGAGTATTTAGAGTTCCTATTGAAGAAGCACCAAGTTTTGGAATAATGAATACTAATGAAGATATGTCTATATATGAATTTGAAGAAAAACCTAAAAAACCAAAAAGTGATTTAGCTTCTATGGGTATATATATATTCAATTGGAAGTTATTAAAAGAGTATCTAATATCAGATGAAAAAGATAGTAAGTCTGATAATGACTTTGGTAAAAATATAATTCCTAATATGTTAAATGACGGTAAAAAAATGTTTGCTTACCCGTTTGAAGGATATTGGAAAGATGTAGGTACAATTCAAAGCTTCTGGGAAGCCCATATGGATTTATTAAAAGAGGATAATGAGTTAGATCTCTTTGATAAATCTTGGAGAATTAATACAAGACAAAAAGTATATGTACCATCATACTTTTCTCCCGAAGCAAAAATTAAAAATACATTGATAGACAAAGGTTGTTTTATAGATGGAGAAATCCAAAATTCTGTAATTTTTCCTGGAGTTAGGGTTGGAAAAGGTAGTAAAATTATTGATTCTATAATTATGTCTGATACTGTTATTGGAGAAAATGTTATTATAAAAAAATCTATTATTGCTAATGATGTAAATATTTTAGATAATATTGAAATTGGAAATGGAAAAAGTATTATGGTCATTGGAGAAAATAAAACTATAAATAAGGAGATGAAATAA